In Rhizobium gallicum bv. gallicum R602sp, the following proteins share a genomic window:
- a CDS encoding putative PEP-binding protein produces the protein MAERDSLKATSASSGVAYGPVHLGELPDAALSSRPQSASGYQALMDAIETSVDELEALAGRSDAESRDIIDFQIEVLRDPTIAETAEARMNAGENIVFAWAGTLDDYIGELETADEEQVRARAVDILDIKNRVLCALTGTPIADFPAGSIFVGRDMEPSRFLAHDWSGGGGIALFNGSAIGHVALLARAKSIPMVVNAGRFAVSEGDYIRVDADSGAVAVHADGARVESASPQSISTFTHASPCDNGEVRTADGTRILLSINVNDPAELDSVEPVTTAGIGLMRSEFAVSSVADAASEEKQIVIYRRLLKWAAGKPVIVRMLDIGGDKPLAGLGVPPAGPTTDLRGIRLLLAHPEIARVQARALLRAAVHGDLRVMLPMVTFPSEINEMRSIFHEEAVRLATRGIPHPIPAIGMMVEVPAAAVMLDTFETADFFSFGTNDLTQHLAASSRDGANSTVVHRATIPALFRFLEGAMRLAAKGGKPVSICGDIAGDPQWLAGLLAIGLRHFSVAPVQLPAIRSAIVGLRADGTKAAGE, from the coding sequence ATGGCCGAACGGGATAGCCTGAAAGCAACGAGCGCTTCTTCCGGCGTCGCCTACGGACCGGTGCACCTTGGGGAACTGCCTGATGCCGCCCTCTCGTCTCGACCGCAGTCCGCTTCAGGATATCAGGCGCTCATGGACGCCATCGAAACATCGGTCGACGAACTTGAAGCCCTTGCCGGGAGGTCGGACGCCGAAAGCCGGGACATCATCGATTTCCAGATCGAGGTTCTTCGCGACCCGACGATAGCGGAGACGGCTGAAGCGCGTATGAATGCCGGAGAAAATATCGTCTTCGCATGGGCAGGTACGCTTGACGACTACATCGGCGAATTGGAAACGGCAGACGAAGAGCAGGTACGGGCGCGCGCCGTCGATATCCTGGACATCAAGAACCGTGTGCTATGCGCATTGACCGGAACGCCCATCGCGGACTTTCCGGCCGGCTCGATCTTCGTTGGCAGGGATATGGAGCCGAGCCGCTTCCTGGCACATGATTGGTCGGGGGGCGGAGGCATCGCGCTCTTCAATGGCAGTGCCATCGGCCACGTCGCGCTGCTCGCACGGGCGAAATCGATCCCTATGGTCGTCAACGCTGGGCGTTTCGCCGTTTCGGAAGGCGATTATATTCGGGTCGATGCGGACAGCGGTGCAGTCGCCGTCCATGCCGACGGTGCACGCGTTGAATCGGCTTCCCCGCAATCGATTTCCACGTTCACGCATGCCAGTCCTTGTGACAACGGTGAGGTACGCACGGCCGATGGAACGCGAATCCTGCTGTCGATCAATGTTAACGACCCGGCCGAACTGGACTCAGTTGAGCCGGTGACGACGGCAGGCATTGGATTGATGCGATCGGAATTTGCAGTCTCGTCGGTCGCGGATGCGGCGAGCGAAGAGAAGCAGATTGTCATCTATCGTCGCCTCCTGAAATGGGCGGCTGGCAAGCCGGTGATTGTCCGCATGCTGGATATCGGCGGCGACAAGCCGCTTGCCGGGCTCGGTGTACCGCCTGCCGGACCGACAACGGATCTTCGGGGCATCAGGCTCCTGCTCGCACACCCAGAAATTGCTCGCGTGCAGGCACGCGCCCTGCTGCGTGCCGCAGTCCACGGCGATCTTCGCGTGATGCTGCCAATGGTGACCTTTCCGTCAGAGATCAACGAGATGCGGAGCATATTTCATGAGGAAGCCGTGCGGCTCGCCACACGCGGCATACCTCACCCCATCCCTGCGATCGGCATGATGGTGGAAGTGCCGGCCGCTGCAGTGATGCTGGACACCTTTGAAACCGCAGATTTCTTTTCGTTCGGAACCAATGACCTCACACAGCATCTCGCTGCTTCGTCTCGCGACGGCGCCAACTCGACGGTCGTTCATCGCGCGACCATACCCGCGCTGTTTCGTTTCCTTGAAGGAGCGATGCGCCTTGCGGCAAAGGGCGGCAAACCTGTTAGCATCTGCGGAGACATCGCGGGCGATCCGCAATGGCTTGCGGGATTGCTTGCGATCGGCCTGCGGCACTTTTCCGTGGCGCCCGTACAGCTTCCCGCGATAAGATCCGCGATCGTCGGATTGAGAGCCGATGGAACAAAGGCAGCCGGAGAGTAA
- a CDS encoding HPr family phosphocarrier protein: MSSELRIETTEATRLHVSCQTEVEVKHVVGLHARPAVTFTRLAKSFPCSIEVAVNGSDVWLNGKSIIKIMSARIRKGSVLRIRADGILAEEAIKALKELVERNFDEDKNHGRTG; encoded by the coding sequence ATGAGCAGTGAATTGCGAATAGAGACCACGGAGGCCACGCGATTGCATGTCAGCTGCCAGACGGAGGTGGAGGTCAAGCATGTCGTTGGACTGCACGCGCGCCCGGCCGTGACATTCACCCGGCTAGCAAAGTCGTTCCCATGTTCGATCGAAGTCGCCGTGAACGGCAGCGATGTCTGGCTGAACGGCAAGAGCATTATCAAGATCATGAGTGCCAGAATCCGCAAGGGATCGGTTCTACGCATAAGAGCTGACGGCATTCTGGCGGAAGAGGCAATCAAGGCATTGAAGGAACTCGTCGAACGCAATTTCGACGAGGACAAGAACCATGGCCGAACGGGATAG
- the dhaM gene encoding dihydroxyacetone kinase phosphoryl donor subunit DhaM, which yields MTTGNAANVGIVIVSHSPLVARGIADMVRQMVGDCVPLAWSGGNVRGELGTDAGGILRAIEAAWSDAGVAVFVDLGGAETNSEMAIEMLGAPRSALVAICNAPLVEGAVIAAAEASGGASLAKVVATAEELSP from the coding sequence ATGACGACTGGAAATGCCGCAAACGTCGGAATCGTAATCGTCTCCCACTCGCCGCTGGTCGCGCGAGGTATTGCCGACATGGTGCGGCAGATGGTGGGTGATTGCGTGCCGCTCGCCTGGTCCGGAGGCAATGTTCGCGGCGAGCTCGGCACCGATGCTGGCGGCATCCTGCGGGCAATCGAGGCGGCCTGGTCGGATGCAGGCGTCGCCGTCTTCGTCGATCTCGGCGGGGCGGAAACGAACAGCGAGATGGCGATCGAAATGCTCGGCGCGCCGCGGTCGGCGCTCGTTGCGATCTGCAACGCCCCTTTGGTAGAAGGCGCCGTCATCGCGGCGGCAGAGGCCTCCGGCGGTGCGTCGCTTGCAAAAGTCGTCGCCACGGCCGAGGAGCTCTCACCCTGA
- the dhaL gene encoding dihydroxyacetone kinase subunit DhaL, with protein MQAEPVLVLGLIEACRAVITANTDHLCALDCAIGDGDHGSNMRRGCEAVSAQGAALSNLPLPDAVEKIGMTLVMNVGGAAGPLYGTLLMEIGRELRARDGTEEFPIVLKKAIDAVARRGRSHAGDKTLLDVLYPVQDALAQSSTLIDVARRAELSANLTAAMKAMRGRASYLGDRSIGHVDPGASSCALLTTAICHYFGENHRG; from the coding sequence GTGCAGGCAGAACCAGTGCTTGTTTTGGGACTGATCGAAGCTTGCCGGGCGGTCATCACGGCGAACACAGATCATCTTTGCGCGCTTGATTGCGCGATCGGCGATGGAGACCACGGCAGCAACATGCGGCGCGGATGCGAGGCGGTGAGCGCGCAAGGGGCTGCCCTTTCCAACCTCCCCTTGCCGGATGCCGTGGAGAAGATAGGAATGACTTTGGTGATGAATGTCGGCGGCGCTGCGGGTCCTCTTTACGGGACACTGCTGATGGAAATCGGCCGGGAGCTGCGCGCACGGGACGGGACTGAAGAGTTTCCGATCGTGCTGAAAAAGGCGATCGATGCGGTTGCAAGGCGCGGACGTTCGCATGCAGGCGACAAGACGCTGCTCGACGTGCTCTATCCGGTACAGGATGCGCTTGCCCAATCTTCGACGCTGATCGATGTCGCGCGGCGCGCCGAGCTCTCCGCCAATCTGACCGCCGCCATGAAGGCCATGCGCGGCCGCGCGTCTTATCTCGGCGATCGTTCGATCGGTCATGTCGACCCGGGTGCGTCAAGCTGCGCGCTTTTGACCACGGCCATCTGCCATTATTTCGGGGAGAACCATCGGGGATGA
- a CDS encoding dihydroxyacetone kinase subunit DhaK yields the protein MKHFFNRRKDIVTEALDGLLLTSGPGRLARLDTFPEIKVILRADWDHSKVAIISGGGAGHEPSHAGFVGKGMLTAAVSGEIFASPSVDAVLTAIRAVTGPKGALLIVKNYTGDRLNFGLAAEKARAEGFDVEMVIVADDIAIPHINQPRGVAGTLFVHKIAGYYAEIGTDLKTVAAHATSTATDIVSLGMSLSTCSVPGQSHEDRLGANEGELGLGIHGEPGAERIALQSVADIVATMTERLAAKVDDSRSHALLINNLGAVPPLEMGVIANTVLSCSLGRRIKLIIGPAPMMTALNMNGFSLSLIRLDGAREAALMAPVEPHAWVPAVEHHGIKAIAAPQTGANPSGTAAASDHGQSRRLITALCEHLVSLESELNRLDGRVGDGDTGSTVATGARSVLARIDTLPLKEPAATLASVGDILSISMGGSSGVLLSIFFTAAAKAMAEKSDIAAALLAGLDRMTFYGGAGIGDRTMVDALAPALAALTSGSVAAAAKAAVAGAESTKAMKKAKAGRASYVGEKDLEGVPDPGAVAVAGAFEVAAAIAATSMA from the coding sequence ATGAAACATTTCTTCAATCGCCGGAAAGACATCGTCACAGAAGCTCTGGACGGCCTACTGCTCACAAGCGGCCCGGGCCGCCTTGCCCGTCTGGACACATTCCCCGAAATCAAGGTGATATTGCGCGCGGACTGGGACCATTCAAAAGTGGCAATCATTTCAGGCGGCGGTGCGGGACATGAGCCTTCGCACGCCGGGTTCGTCGGCAAGGGCATGCTGACGGCAGCGGTATCCGGCGAGATCTTTGCTTCGCCAAGCGTCGACGCGGTTCTGACGGCGATCCGCGCCGTTACCGGACCCAAGGGAGCCCTGTTGATCGTCAAGAATTACACCGGCGACCGCTTGAATTTCGGCCTCGCGGCCGAGAAGGCCCGCGCCGAAGGTTTCGACGTCGAGATGGTCATTGTTGCGGACGACATCGCGATCCCGCATATCAACCAACCGCGCGGCGTCGCCGGCACCCTGTTCGTTCACAAGATTGCCGGATATTATGCCGAGATCGGAACGGATCTGAAGACGGTCGCCGCACACGCTACATCCACAGCAACCGATATCGTTTCGCTCGGGATGTCGCTATCGACCTGCAGCGTACCCGGCCAGTCGCACGAAGATCGCCTTGGCGCGAACGAAGGCGAACTTGGCCTTGGTATCCATGGGGAACCAGGCGCCGAACGTATCGCGCTCCAATCGGTCGCCGATATCGTTGCCACTATGACTGAGCGGCTTGCCGCAAAGGTGGACGACTCGCGAAGCCATGCCCTGCTCATCAACAATCTTGGCGCCGTTCCGCCCCTCGAAATGGGCGTGATCGCCAATACCGTCCTGTCTTGCTCCCTTGGGCGCCGCATCAAATTGATTATCGGGCCGGCGCCAATGATGACGGCGCTCAACATGAACGGTTTCTCGCTTTCCCTGATCCGGTTGGATGGCGCCCGCGAGGCGGCTTTGATGGCGCCGGTCGAACCCCATGCCTGGGTACCTGCAGTCGAACATCATGGGATCAAGGCCATTGCGGCTCCCCAAACAGGCGCCAATCCGAGTGGAACAGCCGCGGCCAGCGACCACGGCCAGAGCCGTCGCCTGATAACAGCACTCTGCGAGCACCTGGTCTCGCTCGAAAGCGAGCTCAACCGTTTGGACGGCCGCGTCGGCGACGGAGACACTGGCTCCACGGTGGCAACCGGCGCTCGCAGCGTGCTTGCCCGCATCGACACTTTGCCGCTCAAGGAGCCCGCCGCCACCCTGGCTTCGGTCGGCGACATTCTGAGTATCAGCATGGGGGGCTCGAGCGGCGTTCTGCTGTCGATCTTCTTTACCGCCGCAGCCAAGGCCATGGCGGAAAAATCCGATATCGCCGCGGCTCTTCTTGCCGGGCTCGATCGGATGACGTTTTATGGTGGAGCCGGGATCGGTGACCGCACGATGGTCGATGCGCTGGCCCCGGCGCTCGCAGCCCTCACCTCCGGCAGCGTCGCGGCGGCGGCGAAGGCGGCTGTGGCAGGTGCAGAGTCGACGAAGGCAATGAAGAAGGCAAAGGCCGGACGTGCCTCGTATGTCGGAGAGAAGGATCTGGAAGGAGTGCCCGATCCTGGTGCGGTGGCGGTCGCGGGCGCATTCGAGGTCGCGGCAGCCATTGCAGCGACAAGCATGGCGTAA
- a CDS encoding ABC transporter ATP-binding protein: MADVVLKDLNMRFGDTQALSNLDLAIRDGEFVVLLGPTGAGKTTTLRLIAGLERPDGGRIEIGGRNVAGQSPAERDVAFVFQQYSLYPHMTVYENLAFPLRAPVRMLSNDEIDRRVREIAQMVRIDHKLDNRSTRLSGGEMQRVAIGRALVREPAIYLMDEPLSSLDAKLRAELRLELKRIQKELGSTLLYVTHDQVEAMTMADRIGIVAEGRLLQVGTPREIYGNPANLHVAARLGQPHINLLPADLLPGGSPPKGTKTIGARTEHLDIVVGKDANAEVDWIEHLGDQNHLHIRVRDHKLVTLADPYLSIKPGDRINLTLRDPLYFDASGQRLA; encoded by the coding sequence ATGGCTGATGTCGTTCTCAAAGACCTCAACATGCGTTTCGGCGACACGCAGGCGCTCAGCAACCTCGATCTTGCGATCCGCGATGGCGAATTCGTCGTGCTGCTGGGGCCGACTGGGGCCGGCAAGACGACGACGCTTCGCCTGATCGCCGGCCTAGAACGGCCCGACGGCGGCCGTATCGAGATCGGCGGGCGCAACGTCGCTGGCCAATCCCCGGCCGAGCGCGACGTGGCTTTCGTGTTCCAGCAATATTCGCTTTATCCGCACATGACGGTTTACGAAAACCTTGCATTTCCTCTTAGGGCGCCGGTTCGAATGTTGAGCAACGACGAGATCGATCGGCGCGTCCGCGAGATTGCGCAGATGGTGAGGATCGATCATAAGTTGGATAACCGCTCGACCCGTCTCTCCGGCGGAGAGATGCAGCGCGTCGCAATCGGCCGAGCGCTGGTGCGCGAACCCGCGATCTACCTCATGGACGAACCGCTTTCGTCTCTCGACGCCAAGCTTCGGGCGGAACTTCGGCTGGAACTCAAGCGCATCCAGAAGGAACTGGGCTCGACCCTGCTCTATGTGACCCACGATCAGGTGGAGGCCATGACGATGGCGGATCGCATCGGCATTGTCGCGGAAGGCAGGCTACTGCAGGTGGGCACGCCTCGGGAAATCTACGGCAATCCCGCCAACCTTCATGTCGCTGCCCGTCTCGGACAACCGCATATCAACCTGCTGCCCGCCGATCTACTTCCTGGCGGAAGTCCTCCCAAGGGTACGAAAACAATCGGCGCACGCACTGAGCATCTCGACATCGTCGTCGGCAAGGATGCAAATGCGGAGGTCGACTGGATCGAGCACCTGGGCGACCAGAACCACCTGCATATCCGTGTTCGTGATCACAAGCTCGTCACGCTTGCGGATCCATATCTCTCAATCAAACCGGGCGACAGGATCAATCTTACGCTCCGCGACCCGCTCTATTTCGACGCAAGCGGACAGCGGCTCGCTTGA
- a CDS encoding ABC transporter ATP-binding protein, whose translation MAEIKIENVRKQFGSFAAVEGSSFVVDDGEFLALLGPSGCGKTTTLRMIAGLELPTSGKIYLDGEDVTFNRASARDIAFVFQLFALYPHMNVRKNIGFPLLSQGMPKARIRERVQETARLLQIDHILERSVSGLAGGDRQRVALGRAIVRRPKCFLMDEPLGTLDAEFREVMVHELRELHNRIHATTVYVTHDQHEAMAMADKIAVMNHGVIEQFGTPQEIYSKPATMYVADFIGSPPMNFMRFTSGLQKGDRSISLDGVDVAVPEIHQDLRVGELALGVRPEHIRVSDASALRGAVYGSEYLGTNQIVAIETRSGLIKARVPANRNFRTGETVGLEFNPAELALFDCQSGRAVASSLYSEVRHG comes from the coding sequence ATGGCGGAGATCAAGATAGAAAATGTCCGCAAACAGTTCGGCAGCTTCGCTGCCGTCGAAGGCTCGAGCTTCGTCGTCGATGACGGCGAGTTTCTCGCCCTGCTCGGGCCATCCGGCTGCGGCAAGACGACCACCCTTCGCATGATCGCCGGCCTCGAACTGCCGACCAGCGGCAAGATCTACCTCGACGGCGAGGACGTCACCTTCAATCGCGCCAGCGCCCGCGACATTGCCTTTGTCTTCCAGCTCTTTGCGCTCTATCCGCACATGAATGTGCGCAAGAATATCGGCTTTCCGTTGCTGTCTCAAGGGATGCCGAAGGCGAGAATACGTGAACGCGTCCAGGAGACCGCCCGCCTCCTACAGATCGACCATATTCTCGAGAGGTCCGTCTCCGGGCTTGCCGGTGGCGACCGGCAGCGCGTGGCGCTCGGCCGCGCCATCGTGCGGCGCCCGAAATGCTTCCTGATGGATGAACCGCTCGGTACGCTCGATGCGGAGTTCCGCGAGGTCATGGTTCATGAGCTGCGCGAATTGCACAACCGCATCCATGCGACGACGGTCTACGTCACGCACGATCAGCATGAGGCGATGGCGATGGCCGACAAGATCGCCGTCATGAACCATGGCGTCATAGAGCAGTTCGGAACGCCGCAGGAAATCTACAGCAAGCCTGCGACCATGTATGTCGCGGACTTCATCGGCTCACCGCCGATGAATTTCATGCGCTTCACCTCCGGCCTTCAGAAGGGAGACCGATCCATCTCTCTTGATGGCGTCGATGTCGCCGTTCCCGAGATTCACCAGGACTTGAGGGTAGGCGAGCTGGCGCTTGGCGTGCGGCCGGAGCACATCCGCGTCAGCGATGCCTCCGCCCTGCGCGGCGCCGTCTATGGCAGCGAGTATCTTGGAACAAATCAGATCGTGGCGATCGAAACCCGCAGCGGATTGATCAAAGCCCGGGTTCCGGCAAACCGTAACTTCCGCACCGGCGAAACGGTCGGTCTCGAATTCAACCCTGCCGAACTTGCGCTCTTCGACTGCCAGTCGGGCCGTGCGGTCGCTTCATCGCTCTATTCGGAGGTCCGGCATGGCTGA
- a CDS encoding carbohydrate ABC transporter permease has protein sequence MSSANSAHSVVEPSFTSKRIAGAIVILYALITLVPLVWIFLTSIKSPPDSISYPPKIVFTPSLEGYCNLLTTRTRQTPEYIASLPEPTGTCDEVTRKRNMVIAGPSNFLPRFINSLVIAFGSTFLAVLLGTMAAYGFSRFRVPLADDLLFFILSTRMMPPIAVAIPIYLMYRELGLSDTALGMILLYTAVNVSLAVWLLKGFIDEIPREYEEAAMIDGYTRLQAFRKVVLPQATTGIAATAIFCLIFAWNEYAFAALLTSGSAQTAPPFIPTIIGEGGQDWPAVAAGTTIFLIPILVFTILLRKQLLRGITFGAVRK, from the coding sequence ATGAGCTCTGCGAACTCCGCCCATTCGGTCGTTGAGCCGAGCTTCACCAGCAAACGGATCGCCGGCGCGATCGTGATCCTCTACGCGCTGATCACTCTAGTACCGCTGGTCTGGATTTTCCTGACCAGCATCAAGTCGCCGCCTGATTCCATCAGCTATCCGCCGAAGATCGTCTTCACACCGTCGCTTGAAGGCTATTGCAATCTTCTGACCACGAGAACGCGGCAGACGCCTGAATACATTGCTTCCTTGCCAGAGCCGACAGGCACCTGCGATGAGGTAACCCGCAAGCGCAACATGGTGATCGCCGGCCCCTCGAATTTCTTGCCGCGCTTCATCAATTCCCTGGTGATCGCGTTCGGATCTACTTTTCTCGCCGTCTTGCTCGGTACGATGGCCGCCTACGGCTTCTCGCGCTTCCGGGTGCCGCTCGCCGACGATCTTTTGTTCTTCATCCTGTCGACGCGCATGATGCCGCCGATCGCCGTCGCGATCCCGATCTACCTGATGTACCGGGAACTTGGGCTGTCCGACACGGCATTGGGGATGATCCTGCTTTACACGGCGGTCAATGTGTCGCTCGCTGTCTGGCTGCTCAAAGGCTTCATCGACGAGATCCCGCGTGAATACGAGGAGGCCGCGATGATCGACGGCTACACCCGGCTGCAGGCCTTCCGGAAGGTCGTGCTGCCGCAGGCAACGACCGGCATCGCCGCCACCGCCATCTTCTGCCTGATCTTCGCCTGGAACGAATATGCCTTCGCCGCACTTCTGACATCGGGCAGCGCGCAGACCGCACCGCCATTCATCCCGACAATCATCGGCGAAGGAGGGCAGGACTGGCCGGCTGTTGCAGCGGGTACCACCATCTTCCTGATTCCGATCCTGGTCTTCACCATTCTCCTGCGCAAGCAGCTGCTGCGCGGCATCACCTTCGGAGCGGTCCGCAAATGA
- a CDS encoding carbohydrate ABC transporter permease — protein sequence MNISNSIVEKAADATAKMTPNSVVRRVRGLSDRAIAWLFIAPAIVLLLAINIFPLIWAIYLSFTNYRANRPNAAVEGVGLRNYERVLTDPDVWQAMQTTAHFVFWTIVLQTVIGFTLAYLIDRKFRGHAFWTTIILIPMMLSPAVVGNFWRFLYEPQIGLFAYAVSWLSGIPTSDIRMLGDVSLAPWAIIIVDTWMWTPYVMLICLAGLRSIPDYIYEAAEVDRASAWRQFWSITVPMALPFIMLAILFRGIENFKMFDMVTLLTGGGPGSVTEVASITLKRAAFESWATGRASAFAIVLFVAVFGLANIYVKALNKVKQR from the coding sequence TTGAACATTTCCAATTCCATCGTCGAGAAGGCAGCCGATGCGACTGCAAAGATGACGCCGAATTCCGTGGTCCGGCGGGTGCGCGGCCTGTCCGATCGAGCGATAGCATGGCTGTTCATCGCTCCCGCCATCGTCCTGTTGCTCGCGATCAACATTTTTCCGCTCATCTGGGCAATCTATCTTTCCTTCACGAACTATCGTGCCAACCGGCCGAATGCCGCTGTCGAAGGGGTGGGTTTGAGAAATTACGAGCGCGTCTTAACCGATCCGGACGTCTGGCAGGCGATGCAGACGACAGCGCATTTCGTCTTCTGGACGATCGTCCTGCAAACCGTTATCGGCTTCACACTCGCCTACCTGATCGATCGCAAATTTCGCGGCCATGCCTTCTGGACGACGATCATACTGATTCCGATGATGCTGTCTCCGGCTGTTGTCGGCAATTTCTGGCGTTTTCTCTACGAACCGCAGATCGGCCTTTTCGCCTATGCGGTCTCCTGGCTCAGTGGCATTCCGACGTCGGATATCCGGATGCTCGGCGACGTTTCGCTTGCGCCTTGGGCGATCATCATCGTCGATACCTGGATGTGGACGCCCTATGTGATGCTGATCTGCCTCGCCGGCCTGCGCTCGATCCCGGACTACATCTACGAGGCCGCGGAGGTCGACCGTGCCTCGGCATGGCGCCAATTCTGGTCGATCACGGTGCCGATGGCGCTGCCTTTCATCATGCTCGCCATCCTCTTTCGCGGGATCGAGAACTTCAAGATGTTCGACATGGTAACGCTTTTGACCGGCGGCGGGCCTGGCTCGGTTACAGAGGTCGCCTCGATCACGCTGAAGCGCGCGGCCTTCGAGAGCTGGGCTACCGGCCGCGCCTCCGCCTTTGCTATCGTTCTCTTTGTCGCGGTGTTCGGTCTCGCCAACATCTACGTCAAGGCTCTTAACAAGGTAAAACAACGATGA